One Phaseolus vulgaris cultivar G19833 chromosome 4, P. vulgaris v2.0, whole genome shotgun sequence DNA window includes the following coding sequences:
- the LOC137838200 gene encoding FCS-Like Zinc finger 6-like, producing MENSKSKSNKSSRNRNRMILERGVVGLGIVAAMNISNFSDVVSSAKPAANFRGTTIYGLFHASPLNTGTQFLFPTPHFLNSCNLCHKHLHGVDIFIYRGEKAFCSAECRETHITNYEHHQDNYDYYYTSLIKPILQHNNALRPTSSTVSVPILAA from the exons ATGGAGAATTCTAAGTCtaaatccaacaaatcatcaaggaACAGGAATAGGATGATTTTGGAGAGAGGGGTTGTTGGGCTTGGAATAGTAGCAGCCATGAACATCAGCAACTTTTCTGATGTTGTTTCCTCTGCTAAACCTGCTGCCAACTTTCGTGGAACCACAATCTATGGCCTTTTCCATGCTTCCCCTCTCAACACTGGAACCCAATTTTTGTTTCCCACCCCTCATTTTCTCAATTCCTGCAACCTTTGCCACAAACATCTTCATGGGGTCGACATCTTCATTTACAG AGGGGAGAAAGCATTTTGTAGTGCAGAATGCCGTGAGACTCACATTACAAACTATGAACATCACCAAGACAACTATGATTACTACTACACTTCTCTCATCAAACCAATTCTACAGCACAATAATGCCCTCAGACCCACCTCATCTACTGTGTCTGTGCCTATTCTTGCAGCATGA
- the LOC137838198 gene encoding auxin response factor 19-like, producing MKTHPPQPEGGSAAPNPTQEKRSINPELWQACAGPLVNLPPSATHVIYFPQGHSEQVAASLKKDVDSQIPNYPNLPSKLLCLLHNLTLHADPETDEVYAQMTLQPVPSFDKDALLRSDLALKSTKPQPDFFCKQLTASDTSTHGGFSVPRRAAEKIFPHLDYSMQPPAQELVARDLHDNVWTFRHIYRGQPKRHLLTTGWSLFVSGKRLFAGDSVLFIRDEKQQLLLGIRRANRQPTNISSSVLSSDSMHIGILAAAAHAAANNSPFTVFYNPRASPSEFVIPLAKYYKSVYSHQPSLGMRFRMMFETEDSGTRRYMGTITGISDLDPVRWKNSQWRNLQVGWDESTAGEKRSRVSIWEIEPVTAPFFLCPPPFFRSKRPRQPGMPDDELSDFDNIFKRTMPWLGDDMCMKDPQGLPGLSLAQWMNMQQNPALASSLQPNFAPSLSGSILQNIPGADISRQLGFSAPQISPSNNVAFNTQRLLQTAQQLDHLQKLPSTSSTLGTVLPPQQQLGDITQQSRQNLANQTMPQGQVQAQLLHPQNIVQTNNIQQQQPSIQNHQMHRSLSQNPSQQQTIIGQSPIPDHLQQLQMSDNQIQLHLLQKFQQQQQKQTHLAQQTVLQQPTQLTQIQDQQRQILDKTHNLSRAVTPGQVLEIPPLLKNSLPEANSISNQITKANFQNNIQFPQQPKLQQQQPGLLSEMSGHMALLPTHTTNQLSAAGSSILNGAAGAGQSVITDDIPSCSTSPSTNNCASALAPLINSRLQRNTIVGDDMAQSASTILSSSALETMSSNANLLKDLQPKCDVKPSLNISKNQNQGHFGLQSYLNGSAAHTDCLDTSSSTTSVCLSQSDAHMHQNNNPLAYNPHSMLFRDNSQDGEVQADARGNIPYANNMDSQMGMQLNPDSLLTKGTLGLGKDLSNNFSSEGLLGNYENNRDAQQELSSSMVSQTFGVPDMAFNSIDSTIDDSSFLNRGTWAPPPAPPPPPLPPTQFQRMRTYTKVYKRGAVGRSIDITRYSGYEELKQDLARRFGIEGQLEDRQRIGWKLVYVDHESDVLLVGDDPWEEFVNCVRCIKILSPQEVQQMSLDGDFGNGGLPNQACSSSDGGNT from the exons ATGAAGACGCATCCGCCGCAGCCAGAGGGTGGCTCCGCCGCGCCCAATCCCACCCAAg AGAAGAGGAGCATAAACCCGGAGCTGTGGCAAGCTTGTGCAGGGCCTTTGGTGAATCTTCCTCCCTCCGCCACACACGTCATATACTTCCCTCAGGGTCACAGCGAACAG GTTGCTGCATCGCTCAAGAAAGATGTCGACTCGCAAATTCCGAACTATCCCAATCTCCCCTCCAAGTTGCTCTGTCTCCTTCACAATCTCACTTTGCAT GCTGATCCCGAAACAGATGAAGTATACGCTCAGATGACTCTTCAACCAGTTCCTTCT TTCGACAAGGATGCTCTGCTGAGGTCAGATCTTGCTCTCAAGTCCACCAAGCCACAACCCGACTTCTTCTGTAAACAGCTCACCGCAAGTGACACCAGCACTCACGGAGGTTTCTCTGTGCCCCGTCGTGCCGCCGAGAAGATTTTCCCTCATCTT GATTACTCTATGCAACCCCCTGCGCAAGAACTCGTCGCCAGGGATTTGCACGACAATGTTTGGACATTCCGCCACATATACCGTG GACAACCAAAGCGTCACTTGCTTACCACTGGATGGAGTCTATTTGTCAGTGGAAAGAGGCTTTTTGCCGGAGACTCTGTTTTGTTTATAAG AGATGAAAAGCAGCAGCTTCTTTTGGGTATCAGACGAGCTAACAGGCAACCCACCAATATATCTTCGTCAGTACTATCGAGTGATAGTATGCACATTGGAATTCTTGCTGCAGCGGCTCATGCAGCCGCAAACAATAGCCCCTTCACCGTCTTTTATAATCCTAG GGCTAGTCCCTCAGAATTTGTTATTCCTTTAGCCAAGTACTACAAGTCCGTGTACAGCCACCAACCATCACTTGGCATGCGTTTTCGAATGATGTTTGAAACTGAAGACTCGGGAACTAGGAG ATATATGGGTACAATTACAGGTATCAGTGATCTGGATCCTGTGCGATGGAAAAATTCTCAATGGCGAAATTTGCAG GTTGGTTGGGATGAGTCAACTGCTGGAGAAAAGCGTAGCAGGGTCTCTATCTGGGAAATTGAACCAGTAACTGCTCCATTTTTCCTCTGCCCACCTCCATTCTTTAGATCCAAGAGGCCAAGACAACCTGGAATGCCGG ATGATGAATTATCTGATTTTGATAACATTTTCAAGCGGACAATGCCTTGGCTTGGTGATGATATGTGCATGAAGGATCCCCAAGGTCTCCCTGGTCTGAGCTTAGCTCAATGGATGAACATGCAGCAAAATCCGGCACTGGCTAGCTCGTTGCAGCCAAATTTTGCACCTTCTTTATCCGGATCTATTTTGCAAAATATTCCTGGGGCTGATATATCTCGGCAGCTGGGATTTTCTGCTCCACAAATTTCTCCGTCAAACAATGTAGCCTTCAATACTCAGAGACTACTTCAGACTGCTCAACAGCTGGATCACCTTCAGAAGCTACCATCTACATCTAGCACATTGGGAACAGTCCTGCCACCACAGCAACAGTTGGGTGATATCACTCAACAATCAAGGCAAAACTTGGCAAATCAAACTATGCCACAGGGTCAAGTTCAGGCCCAACTCTTGCATCCCCAAAACATTGTCCAAACCAACAATATTCAACAGCAGCAACCATCCATTCAAAACCATCAAATGCATAGAAGCCTCTCTCAGAATCCATCACAGCAGCAGACAATTATAGGTCAGAGTCCTATCCCTGATCATCTTCAACAATTACAGATGTCTGACAATCAGATTCAGTTGCACTTGTTACAAAAgtttcaacaacaacaacaaaaacaaacGCACTTGGCACAGCAAACAGTGTTGCAGCAGCCTACTCAACTTACTCAAATCCAGGATCAGCAGAgacagattttagataagacaCATAACTTGTCTAGAGCAGTAACACCTGGTCAAGTTCTGGAAATTCCTCCTTTGCTTAAAAATTCACTGCCTGAGGCTAATTCTATCTCTAATCAGATCACAAAGGCTAATTTCCAGAACAATATTCAATTCCCTCAGCAGCCCAAGCTTCAACAGCAGCAACCCGGCTTGCTGTCTGAAATGTCTGGCCACATGGCACTTCTCCCTACCCATACAACTAACCAACTTTCTGCTGCCGGAAGTAGTATACTGAATGGAGCAGCTGGGGCAGGGCAATCTGTAATTACTGATGATATTCCATCTTGCTCCACCTCACCTTCTACAAATAACTGTGCCAGTGCACTTGCACCGTTGATAAATTCTCGATTGCAGAGAAACACAATAGTAGGGGATGACATGGCTCAGTCTGCTTCAACAATCTTGAGTTCAAGTGCGTTAGAAACTATGTCATCAAATGCAAACTTGTTGAAAGATTTACAGCCAAAGTGTGATGTTAAACCTTCTCTGAATATTTCTAAAAATCAGAATCAAGGGCATTTTGGCCTTCAGTCATACTTGAATGGTAGTGCTGCCCATACTGATTGTTTGGACACATCATCTTCTACAACATCAGTCTGCCTTTCTCAGAGTGACGCTCATATGCATCAGAATAATAATCCATTAGCTTATAATCCACATTCTATGTTGTTTAGAGACAATAGTCAAGATGGGGAAGTTCAGGCAGATGCTAGGGGCAATATTCCATATGCCAACAACATGGATAGCCAAATGGGAATGCAACTGAATCCAGATTCCCTTTTAACCAAGGGCACATTGGGGTTGGGGAAGGATTTGTCTAATAATTTCTCTTCAGAAGGTCTGCTTGgtaattatgaaaataacagAGATGCTCAGCAGGAGCTTTCATCTTCAATGGTTTCACAGACATTTGGAGTCCCTGATATGGCCTTCAATTCAATTGATTCCACAATAGATGATAGTAGCTTCTTGAATAGGGGTACATGGGCTCCACCACCAGCACCGCCTCCGCCACCTCTGCCACCAACACAGTTTCAGCGGATGAGGACATATACCAAG GTATATAAACGTGGAGCTGTGGGAAGGTCCATAGACATAACACGGTATTCAGGTTATGAGGAGCTGAAACAGGATCTAGCTCGTAGATTTGGAATAGAGGGACAGCTGGAGGATCGGCAGAGGATAGGTTGGAAGCTTGTCTATGTAGATCACGAGAGTGATGTTCTACTGGTGGGAGATGACCCTTGGGA GGAGTTTGTGAACTGTGTCCGCTGTATTAAGATACTTTCTCCTCAAGAAGTGCAACAAATGAGCTTGGATGGAGATTTTGGCAATGGAGGCCTTCCAAATCAAGCGTGTAGCAGCTCTGATGGAGGGAATACTTAG
- the LOC137838199 gene encoding U-box domain-containing protein 52-like produces the protein MSRMNSEKKLGAGRVVAVAIENNKTSQHAAKWAVDNLLPKDQCLLLIHVRQRSSSGNSANELVGDNESKELFESFRVFCNRKSIQCREMLLEDVDIAKALGESIVMNSIELLVLGAPSRGGLVRRFRTTDIPSTVSKAAPPFCTVYIISKGKISSVKTATAPLAPKPAAARNPLQPQQQPQPQPQPRHQSLMRSPERLLEAHPTRSTYPPRPSFGSGTRQMALDDDDIISPFTRAGRTYESSKLPDSDISFVSSGRPSIDRIFPTMYDDLDSASSGMATGRYSCVSDSDARSFASSLSSQGYNSNDDYSFTSSQPRLSDCTDDVEMEMRRLKLELKQTMDMYNSACKEAMSAKQRAMEVQRWKAEEQKKLEDSQTGDASTTRLMEMEQNRIREEIAALEAQKRMSHVERKKPSEGFGTAMYRRYSIEEIEKATNMFSDSVKIGEGGYGPVYRGELDCTQVAIKVLKPDADQGREQFQQEVEVLSCIRHPNMVLLVGACPEYGCLVYEYMANGSLDDCLFRKGSSRPALPWQLRFQIAAEIATGLLFLHQTKPEPLVHRDLKPGNILLDRNYVSKISDVGLARLVPPSVADTVTQYRMTSTAGTFCYIDPEYQQTGMLGIKSDIYSLGIMLLQLVTAKPPMGLTHHVGRAIEKGNFAEMLDPAVEDWPVEHAMHFAKLCLGCAEMRRKDRPDLGKVVLPELNKLRIFAEESMSPMMMFGLRSGGGAGYLPRTSNSSSTFSETSETLSGFSGYESRSSSSSVGRM, from the exons ATGTCGAGGATGAATTCAGAGAAGAAGCTTGGTGCAGGACGTGTGGTGGCTGTGGCCATTGAGAACAACAAGACCAGCCAACACGCTGCCAAGTGGGCAGTGGACAATCTTCTCCCCAAGGACCAATGTCTCTTACTCATCCATGTCAGACAAAGATCATCTTCAG GGAATTCTGCGAACGAACTTGTGGGCGACAACGAATCCAAGGAACTATTTGAATCATTTAGAGTTTTCTGCAACAGGAAAAGT ATACAATGCAGAGAAATGTTGTTGGAGGACGTGGATATAGCAAAGGCATTAGGAGAAAGCATTGTCATGAATTCTATCGAGCTTCTTGTACTTGGGGCGCCATCAAGGGGTGGCCTTGTTAG AAGATTTAGAACAACGGATATTCCAAGCACTGTGTCAAAGGCAGCACCACCATTCTGCACTGTGTATATAATTTCTAAAGGAAAAATCTCAAGTGTGAAAACAGCTACTGCTCCATTGGCTCCTAAACCTGCCGCAGCACGTAACCCATTGCAGCCACAGCAACAGCCACAGCCACAGCCACAGCCACGCCACCAATCACTGATGCGAAGTCCTGAAAGATTGTTGGAAGCTCATCCAACCCGCAGCACCTACCCACCACGAC CTTCATTTGGGAGTGGGACACGCCAGATGGCGTTGGATGATGATGATATCAT ATCACCATTCACAAGGGCTGGCAGAACATACGAGTCTTCAAAACTTCCCGATTCTGACATATCATTTGTGAGCAGCGGAAGGCCAAGTATTGATCGAATATTCCCAACAATGTACGACGATTTGGACAGTGCTAGCAGTGGAATGGCCACGGGTAGGTATTCGTGTGTGTCAGATTCTGACGCCAGAAGCTTCGCTTCTTCATTGTCCTCGCAAGGATACAATAGCAATGATGACTACTCCTTCACCTCCTCGCAACCAAGGCTATCAGACTGCACG GATGACGTTGAAATGGAGATGAGGAGACTGAAGCTGGAACTGAAGCAGACGATGGATATGTACAACTCAGCCTGCAAGGAAGCTATGAGTGCAAAGCAGAGGGCAATGGAGGTTCAACGTTGGAAAGCGGAAGAACAGAAGAAATTGGAAGATTCGCAAACGGGTGATGCCTCAACCACACGACTGATGGAGATGGAGCAGAATAGGATCAGAGAAGAAATTGCCGCATTGGAAGCACAGAAGAGAATGAGCCACGTGGAGAGGAAGAAACCAAGTGAAGGCTTCGGCACTGCCATGTACAGAAGGTACAGCATTGAGGAAATCGAAAAGGCAACAAATATGTTTTCTGACTCTGTCAAGATCGGCGAAGGAGGTTATGGTCCAGTCTACAGGGGTGAACTGGACTGCACCCAGGTCGCCATCAAGGTCTTGAAGCCAGATGCAGATCAAGGACGCGAGCAGTTTCAGCAGGAA GTAGAAGTGTTGAGTTGCATAAGGCATCCAAACATGGTTCTGTTGGTGGGGGCATGTCCAGAGTATGGTTGTCTTGTGTATGAGTACATGGCCAATGGAAGCTTGGATGATTGCTTGTTCAGGAAGGGAAGTTCTCGTCCAGCTCTTCCATGGCAGCTAAGGTTCCAAATTGCCGCAGAGATAGCAACAGGTCTGCTTTTCCTTCACCAGACAAAACCAGAGCCACTGGTGCACCGCGATCTGAAACCGGGCAACATTCTCCTTGACCGGAACTACGTGAGCAAGATCAGCGACGTGGGGTTGGCGAGGCTGGTGCCTCCTTCGGTTGCTGACACCGTGACTCAGTATCGCATGACTTCCACTGCCGGAACCTTCTGCTACATCGACCCGGAGTACCAGCAAACGGGCATGCTGGGAATCAAATCTGACATATACTCTCTGGGGATCATGCTTCTGCAACTGGTGACGGCGAAGCCTCCGATGGGTTTGACTCATCATGTTGGGAGAGCCATCGAGAAGGGAAATTTTGCTGAGATGCTTGACCCTGCTGTTGAGGACTGGCCTGTTGAACATGCCATGCATTTCGCAAAGCTTTGTCTGGGATGTGCCGAAATGAGGAGAAAAGATAGGCCTGATCTTGGAAAAGTTGTCTTGCCTGAGCTCAACAAGCTCAGGATATTTGCAGAAGAAAGCATGTCACCGATGATGATGTTTGGACTTCGAAGTGGTGGTGGTGCAGGGTATCTTCCAAGAACCAGTAATTCCTCATCCACATTTTCT GAGACGAGTGAAACGTTGTCTGGGTTCTCAGGATATGAAAGCCGTTCAAGTTCATCATCAGTGGGGAGAATGTAA
- the LOC137838201 gene encoding pollen receptor-like kinase 2, with translation MALPTSLTPWPFTFLLSSSLLFLSHILLIVTASSDKELLLKFKSSIENNHVLSLWNESVHPCSGQAPNWPYVQCYKGHVWGLTLENMGLKGVLDVQALEELPFLRTLSLMNNDFDTEWPDMNDILGLKTLYLSNNKFYGEVPAQAFQGMKWLKKIHLSHNQFTGLIPISLTAMPRLVELRLNANNFSGSIPDFPHSLQSFSVADNQLEGEIPNSLRDMPLSAFSGNEGLCGAPLGACSSKRKSPLSIIVAVVLVIVALGVIGAVVLLVLRRRREQEPDMSAENPSPMSHKKERSREPSDEGSHRSQTSSRNSGRDITRLSFVRDYRDQFDLHELLRASAEILGSGYYSSSYKASLLNGAVMVVKRFKKMNNLGREEFQEHMRRIGRLNHPNLLPLVAYYYRKEEKLFVTDFVHNGSLAIRLHGYESLGQPSLDWASRLKIVKGIAKGLEYLYSEMPRLIAPHGHLKSSNVLLNESLEAVLTDYGLVPVINQDLAPDINVIYKSPEYLQHGRITKKTDVWCLGILILEILTGNLPANFLQGKGSELSLINWVHNVASESTDEVFDKNMEVTKNSEREMIKLLKIALACCEWDVDKRWDLQEVVDRIHQVKERDNEDDNPSSNASEVDVKQSESGEASFSIDG, from the exons ATGGCACTCCCCACTTCTTTGACTCCATGGCCATTTACATTTCTCCTATCATCATCATTGTTATTCTTATCCCACATTCTCCTCATTGTCACTGCTTCTTCAGACAAAGAATTGCTCCTCAAATTCAAAAGCTCCATTGAAAACAACCATGTATTGTCTTTGTGGAATGAATCTGTGCATCCATGTTCAGGTCAAGCACCTAACTGGCCTTACGTTCAGTGTTACAAGGGACATGTGTGGGGGTTGACGCTCGAAAACATGGGCCTCAAAGGGGTCCTTGATGTCCAAGCCCTGGAGGAGTTACCCTTTCTCCGAACCCTAAGCCTCATGAACAATGATTTTGACACTGAATGGCCTGACATGAACGATATACTGGGTTTGAAGACCCTTTATCTTTCAAATAACAAGTTTTATGGAGAGGTTCCTGCTCAGGCTTTTCAGGGCATGAAATGGTTGAAGAAAATCCATTTGTCCCACAACCAGTTTACAGGTCTTATTCCAATTTCCCTCACCGCCATGCCTAGGCTTGTGGAGTTGAGGCTCAATGCAAACAATTTCTCCGGCTCCATACCCGATTTTCCTCATTCATTGCAATCTTTTAGTGTAGCTGATAATCAATTAGAGGGAGAAATACCAAACAGCCTCCGTGACATGCCTCTTTCAGCTTTCTCTG GTAATGAAGGGCTATGTGGAGCACCGTTAGGAGCATGCTCCTCCAAAAGGAAATCTCCTCTGAGTATTATTGTGGCTGTGGTTCTTGTTATTGTAGCACTGGGTGTTATTGGAGCAGTAGTATTGTTAGTCCTTCGTCGGAGAAGGGAGCAGGAGCCAGATATGTCTGCGGAAAATCCATCACCAATGTCCcacaagaaagaaagaagtaGGGAACCATCAGATGAAGGAAGTCACAGGTCCCAAACCTCGAGCCGCAACAGTGGAAGAGACATCACGAGGCTATCGTTTGTGAGGGATTACAGAGATCAGTTTGATTTGCATGAACTACTTAGAGCCTCAGCTGAGATACTGGGCAGTGGCTATTACAGCTCTTCCTACAAGGCTTCTCTGTTAAATGGAGCAGTGATGGTGGTGAAGAGATTCAAGAAAATGAACAATTTGGGGAGGGAAGAGTTTCAGGAGCACATGCGACGCATTGGACGGTTAAATCATCCTAATCTGCTTCCTCTCGTTGCCTACTACTACAGAAAGGAGGAGAAACTCTTCGTTACTGACTTTGTTCACAATGGCAGCTTGGCTATTCGCCTCCACG GATACGAATCTCTAGGGCAACCAAGCCTGGACTGGGCAAGTAGGCTGAAGATAGTGAAAGGCATAGCAAAAGGACTTGAATATCTTTACTCGGAGATGCCAAGGTTAATTGCGCCCCATGGACATCTAAAGTCCTCCAACGTTCTTCTGAATGAATCTTTGGAGGCCGTTCTGACGGACTATGGGTTGGTACCAGTGATAAACCAAGACCTTGCTCCTGACATCAATGTGATCTATAAGTCCCCAGAGTATTTGCAGCATGGTCGCATTACAAAGAAGACTGATGTGTGGTGTCTTGGGATACTTATTTTGGAGATTCTAACGGGAAACCTTCCTGCTAACTTTCTACAAGGGAAAGGAAGTGAGTTGAGTTTGATAAACTGGGTCCATAATGTTGCCTCAGAAAGCACTGATGAGGTGTTTGATAAGAACATGGAGGTAACAAAAAACAGTGAGAGGGAGATGATAAAGCTTTTGAAGATTGCATTGGCTTGTTGTGAATGGGATGTGGACAAGAGATGGGACCTTCAAGAAGTTGTAGATAGAATTCATCAAGTTAAGGAAAGAGATAATGAGGATGATAATCCTTCTTCTAATGCTAGTGAAGTTGATGTGAAGCAGAGTGAGTCAGGTGAAGCTAGTTTCTCCATAGATGGTTGA